A window of Rhododendron vialii isolate Sample 1 chromosome 11a, ASM3025357v1 genomic DNA:
TTCCACGCGTTAATCGAGTTGAAAAACGGCTTTGAATCCCCTTCACCGGTTTTAAGTACTTGGAATTCTTCGAATCCAACCTCGGTTTGTTCATGGGTTGGAATCAAATGCCTGAAAGGAAGAGTCGTTTCTCTCGATTTAACCGATATGAATCTCTACGGCTCTGTTTCCCCTGTTTCCTCTGTTTTCTTGAGCCTAGATAAGCTCACTGACCTTTCTCTAGCTGGAAACAATTTCACCGGGGAAATAAAGATAGAAAATTTGAGCAGTCTCCGTTCGTTGAACATATCGAACAACGCATTCGATGGGGGATTGGATTGGAACTACTCGAGTCTGGAAAATCTGGAGGTGTTCGATGCATACAACAATAACTTCACTGATTCACTTCCTCTTGGGATTTCTAGTCTGGAGAAGCTGAGGTACTTGGATTTGGGAGGAAACTATTTCTTCGGGAAAATCCCGGAAAGTTATGGGAATCTGGTTTCCCAGGAGTACTTGTCACTGGCTGGAAATGATCTCCAAGGGAAAATCCCAGGTGAGCTGGGAAATCTCACTAACTTGAGGGAAATTTATCTGGGCTATTACAATGTGTTTGAAGGTGGAATCCCAAAGGAATTTGGAAAGTTGGTGAATCTAGTCCACATGGATATCTCGAAGTGCGAACTGGACGGTCCGATTCCTCGCGAGCTGGGGAGTTTGAATTCCCTCGACACGCTGTTCTTGCACACAAACTTGCTCTCCGGTTCAATACCGAAGGAGTTGGGAAACCTCACAGGCCTAGTGAATCTTGATCTTTCCATCAATGCACTAACTGGGGAAGTCCCAAGTGAGCTTGTCAATCTCCAACAACTAAGGCTCGTAAACCTCTTCATGAACCGGTTGCACGGCTCCATACCGGACTTCTTCGCCGCTTTTCCCAGGTTGGAGACTCTCCAGCTGTGGATGAACAACTTCACGGGCACGATTCCCGAGAATCTCGGAGCAAACGGGAACCTCCAGACGCTGGATTTGTCGACGAACAAGCTCACCGGTACTGTCCCTCCAAACTTGTGTGCCTCAAACCAACTTAGGATTTTGATTCTCCTAAAAAACTTCCTGTTCGGCTCGATTCCTGAGGGCTTAGGGAAATGCTTTAGCCTTGTTAGAGTGAGGCTGGGGCAGAATTTCTTGAATGGTAGCATTCCTGATGGCTTCATCTACTTGCCTCAGCTAAATTTACTTGAATTGCAAGACAATTATTTGTCAGGCAATTTATCTGAAAACGGTAATAGTGCTTCGGTACCCGCGAAACTAAGCGAGCTGAATCTGTCGAACAATTTTCTTTCGGGGTCTCTACCGTTTTCGCTATCGAATTTCTCCTCCCTGCAGAACCTCCTGCTAGGCGGAAACCAATTCTCCGGTCCGATTCCACCGTCCATAGGACAACTCCAAGTGCTAAAGCTAGACCTTAGTGGGAATTCCCTTTCCAGTGAAATTCCAGTGGAAATAGGAAACTGTTTCCACCTAACATACCTAGACTTGAGCAGCAACAATCTCTCCGGTCCCATCCCACCCGAAATCTCCAATATCCGAATCTTGAATTACTTGAACTTATCGAGAAACCACTTCACTAACGCCATACCCAAATCAATTGGCTCCATAAAAAGCCTCACAATCGCGGATTTCTCCTTCAATGATCTCTCGGGAGACCTACCCGAATCAGGCCAATTCGCGTTCTTCAATGCCTCTTCATTCGCGGGTAATCCTCTGCTCTGTGGATCATTGCTAAACAACCCTTGCAATGTCACTGCCACCACAAGAACACAGAAAAAGGCCTCTGAGGAATTCAAGCTGGTTTTTGCCCTTGGCCTGTTGATTTGCTCTCTAGTTTTCGCGGCTGCTGCCATAATCAAGGCCAAGACATTCAAGAAAGgcggttcttcttcttcttcttggaaAATGACTGCATTCCGAAAGCTCGAGTTCACGGTATCAGACGTCCTTGAATGCATGAAAGATGGGAATGTGATTGGGAGAGGAGGCGCTGGGATTGTCTACCACGGAAAAATGCCTAATGGGACTGAAATTGCTGTCAAAAAACTTCTTGGTTTTGGTACGTTTATCCCTCCTCTCTAGTAAATTTTTCCCTATAGCTTTATTGAGAAGTACCATGTATCTAGAAAATTATCCCGAAACTAATTTCTAAATATTCGCGTATGGTATAGTGTCTTGGTTCAATTTTTATGCGGTGTGTAGGCCGCCTTCAAAATGaatatttctcattttttcgTTTCATAGTATACGTCGTTAGCTTtagtcatttttcttttcaatttggaAAAGCCTAGACACCTATCGCTTTTACACGAAAAATTGTACAGAAGCAAAATTTTCTTACAGAAATCATCGGCGCATGACATGATACTAACGATACTATAATTGAGAATTAcgacaagtttttttttttctttctagaataCTTATGTTTGTATATTGTAACTCATGTCACATGCCTATGTGTCCGTAACAGGTCGTAGCCACAGTCACGATCACGGTTTCCGAGCCGAGATTCGAACTCTGGGCAACATCAGGCACAGAAACATAGTGAGGCTACTGGCATTTTGTTCAAACAAGGAGACCAATTTGCTTGTGTACGAGTACATGAGAAATGGGAGCTTGGGGGAGGCCTTGCACGGGAAGAAGGGAAGTTTTCTGGGGTGGAATTTGAGGTACAAAATCGCTCTGGAATCAGCCAGGGGCCTCTGCTACCTCCACCACGATTGCTCGCCGCTGATCATCCACCGCGACGTCAAGTCCAACAACATACTGTTGAACTCGGCATTTGAAGCCCATGTGGCGGATTTCGGGTTGGCCAAGTTCTTGGTGGACGGCGGCGCGTCCGAGTGCATGTCAGCTATTGCCGGATCTTATGGCTATATTGCCCCTGGTACGTACCCTATTCTTGTTGCAACAACTTTGACTTATGTTGTTGGTTATTTTTTGAGGTGCTATGGTTGATAGTTTGTTAGTTTAATTTGACTAATCTTTTTACCATTGTGTATGCCATTGCAGAATATGCATACACCTTGAGAGTAGACGAAAAGAGCGACGTATACAGCTTTGGAGTTGTTCTCTTGGAGCTCATTACAGGGCGACGGCCAGTGGGTGAGTTCGGAGAAGGCGTGGATATCGTGCAATGGaccaagaaaacaacaaactgCGGTCGGAGAGAAGAAGTCATTCGGATTGTCGATCCGAGGCTTTTAACCACGGTGCCACAAGACGAGGCAATGCACTTGTTCTTCATTGCCATGTTATGCATCCAAGACAACAGCGTAGAGCGACCCACGATGAGAGAGGTCGTTCAAATGCTATCAGAGTTCCCTCGCCTATCCCCGGAAACCCAGTCCTCATCTTCCGCCATCTTTTGTCAAAAGTCGAAGAACAtcgagaaagagaaaaatggcACAAAGCCTTGAAGCGATCTTTTGGTTTATGGAGCCTTGAGTTTTAGGGttctctattattttttttttaactcttaaTGAGTTTATTTTGTTATGACCTTGTCATgtgcaaagttttttttttttttctttccctataGTTTCTTCTCACTTAGGCTTATGCATAGGAAATTTGGAGTTCCATACAAAGTAGGAATAACTGGATTTGTGGTGCATTTTGTTAGGTAGAGAGCTTTTGCTAACTTAAAGAAGTCAGGCCATGCTCTTGTATAATATTCATGATGTCATATTCGACtactttgttttgtgtttttgtaatTTCAGCAGGCATTTGTATGCATATTAAAGTGAAGTACtatccttatttttttgtcaagaaTTGAAGTGTTGTTATATTCATCACATCTCGCATCTATAAATACTCCTAGTGTAAAGCCGTTGTACATAAGCTCGCGAAAAACAAATACTGGGTTCTATACGCTTAACCTCAAAATGACGACCCTAGCTTCTTCTCCAACGGTGTTACTCTCCATACAAAAAAGAGCCATGGTATCATATTCGCTAAttttaagtttttcttttcatcGGACGTCCCCAAAGTAACCACTAACTTTAAGCTGTCAGATATCAGCCATTAGCCCTTTCCAAAAACACATGATGCTTGTTGTGGATTCTCTAATCAAATGGTATTGTGAACTGATTAACAAGGTGCATGCGATGAAATTGATAAAGGCAAATAATAAGCAAAAACCGAGCAACAATATTTAGAAGGTGGGTTTTTAACCAATTGCAAAAGAAGCTGAGTATTTCCCCCAAAACAATGGATTTGCTGGCAAATGGATCCGTACATTGGCGTAATGTGCACAAAGTTGTACAAAAATATTCGACGTACACATGTCTGCACTCGTTCGATGTATGcgaaatcttaattttttttttcacggagtTCACGATCATTGGATACCTTCGGAGATATGTGAGCATACAAGCATGTTCAATAATGCTAAGGACATCACAATATCAACTACACTCACCTATGTGACGGGCAATGTCAACGTTAATGCTATGTTCACTCACGCTTCcagtttttaaattaaaaaaatctggATTCGTACTTCCGAGGAACGAAATTGTAGGATCCAGGAAAAATTTCCCTAAAAATGTCTTGAAAAGTGAAAATAGTGTGTGAGATTCATTTTAATGTATGAGACCCAAATATCAAAGTAGATATGAGCCATTCATTTATCTTTTCCGGATATTTCCAGAGAAACTTTTTCTGTACCTAGGTCGAGCCAAGtcgagctttgtcgagctcgagttcagcttatttactaaacgagccaacgAGCCCAGCCCTTAACAAGCCGGTCTTTGTTATCTTGCTCTCCTtcaaagcaataaaaaaaaaaaaagcttttttaaTCGAGTCAAACTTTCTTAACGAGCGGAGATTTTTTTCGGACAAGCTAGCCGAGCTCGCGAGTTGGTATGTAGCATTGCTAACTGAGAATCAACCTATCCTGATCCTAGTTCCACGTCCCCGAGCCCAAACATCGCTTAAACCCCAAAAACCCTTGCTCTGAAACAGAAGAGAAAACGATGAGGTCGTTTCATTAGGTAGTCTGGTGGCGGGAAACCTCATCGAAGAATCCCATATGACAGACGAGAAGAAACCAACGGCCTCGATCTCTGACAACTCCAACCACTCGCTCGATCAACGGCCGGAATCTCCCCAGCGGCCTCCGAAGATCCCCAGAATCTCCGTCGAAGAGGACGGGGACAGAGGAGATTTCGAACAACCGAAAGAGCCAATTCTCGTTGACGATACGATGAGCCAGAAAAACCCTAGGTTGCAGCGGTACTTGGTTGCGATCGAGTACATCGGGACTCGATTCGCCGGGGCTCAGAAACAGCCCAACGACAGGACAGTCGTCGGTGTACTCGAGGTAAAATTATGAAAGTTTTTGCATTTCTGTTGGAAGTATGCGGAAAGTTTGAGATTTTGTGAAATGTAAATGCTTGCTGCATCAACAAGTGGGATGATGATTTGAACTCGGTAGGGGTTCAGTCCATGATTCCCTGTCCGTAATTTTGTGATTCAACTCTTTTCTTGTGCAAATAAAttttagggctgcaaacgagccgagccgagccgagctttgacttgttcgagctcagctcgtt
This region includes:
- the LOC131306395 gene encoding leucine-rich repeat receptor-like serine/threonine-protein kinase BAM1, which produces MKISQENMPPFVFLALLFLVVTASASTLITDFHALIELKNGFESPSPVLSTWNSSNPTSVCSWVGIKCLKGRVVSLDLTDMNLYGSVSPVSSVFLSLDKLTDLSLAGNNFTGEIKIENLSSLRSLNISNNAFDGGLDWNYSSLENLEVFDAYNNNFTDSLPLGISSLEKLRYLDLGGNYFFGKIPESYGNLVSQEYLSLAGNDLQGKIPGELGNLTNLREIYLGYYNVFEGGIPKEFGKLVNLVHMDISKCELDGPIPRELGSLNSLDTLFLHTNLLSGSIPKELGNLTGLVNLDLSINALTGEVPSELVNLQQLRLVNLFMNRLHGSIPDFFAAFPRLETLQLWMNNFTGTIPENLGANGNLQTLDLSTNKLTGTVPPNLCASNQLRILILLKNFLFGSIPEGLGKCFSLVRVRLGQNFLNGSIPDGFIYLPQLNLLELQDNYLSGNLSENGNSASVPAKLSELNLSNNFLSGSLPFSLSNFSSLQNLLLGGNQFSGPIPPSIGQLQVLKLDLSGNSLSSEIPVEIGNCFHLTYLDLSSNNLSGPIPPEISNIRILNYLNLSRNHFTNAIPKSIGSIKSLTIADFSFNDLSGDLPESGQFAFFNASSFAGNPLLCGSLLNNPCNVTATTRTQKKASEEFKLVFALGLLICSLVFAAAAIIKAKTFKKGGSSSSSWKMTAFRKLEFTVSDVLECMKDGNVIGRGGAGIVYHGKMPNGTEIAVKKLLGFGRSHSHDHGFRAEIRTLGNIRHRNIVRLLAFCSNKETNLLVYEYMRNGSLGEALHGKKGSFLGWNLRYKIALESARGLCYLHHDCSPLIIHRDVKSNNILLNSAFEAHVADFGLAKFLVDGGASECMSAIAGSYGYIAPEYAYTLRVDEKSDVYSFGVVLLELITGRRPVGEFGEGVDIVQWTKKTTNCGRREEVIRIVDPRLLTTVPQDEAMHLFFIAMLCIQDNSVERPTMREVVQMLSEFPRLSPETQSSSSAIFCQKSKNIEKEKNGTKP